In a genomic window of Marinitoga litoralis:
- the tsaB gene encoding tRNA (adenosine(37)-N6)-threonylcarbamoyltransferase complex dimerization subunit type 1 TsaB: MNILGIDASNNGVLIALKKGNDIFHKESKEKNSGSYIISLIDNMLKENNLTIKDIDLFGCTIGPGSFTGIRISIASIQGLLFNLNKKVVPIITTELLYNNYKKNDKIAVLKRARVDAAYVHIFENNKSIFGPNLISINNLENIIQNALLLGEEGLYFKEKLKLKNELIQSNLLPNTLIDYIENNSDNAVFPKDLKILYLQKPLAVENFEKKNSIKIDESTYN, from the coding sequence TTGAATATATTAGGAATCGATGCATCAAATAATGGTGTATTAATAGCATTAAAAAAAGGAAACGATATTTTTCATAAAGAAAGCAAAGAAAAAAACTCTGGTAGTTATATTATTTCCTTAATTGATAATATGTTAAAAGAAAATAATTTAACTATTAAAGATATTGATTTATTTGGGTGTACCATTGGACCAGGATCTTTCACTGGTATTAGAATATCCATAGCTTCAATTCAAGGATTATTATTTAACTTAAACAAAAAAGTTGTTCCTATAATTACAACTGAATTATTATATAATAACTATAAAAAAAATGATAAAATTGCTGTCTTAAAACGTGCTAGAGTTGATGCTGCTTATGTTCATATTTTTGAAAATAATAAAAGTATTTTTGGACCAAATTTAATTTCTATTAACAATTTAGAAAATATAATACAAAATGCTTTATTATTGGGTGAAGAAGGTTTGTATTTTAAAGAAAAATTAAAATTAAAAAATGAATTAATACAATCAAATTTATTGCCAAATACTTTAATTGATTATATAGAAAATAATTCTGATAATGCTGTTTTCCCAAAAGATTTAAAAATTCTTTATCTACAAAAACCATTAGCTGTTGAAAATTTTGAAAAGAAAAATAGCATAAAAATAGATGAAAGTACATATAATTAA
- the csrA gene encoding carbon storage regulator CsrA yields MLVLSRKPNEGITIMIEDKILKIKVLSIEGNAIKLGFEGPRNFKIYREEVYESIMEENLSATKVKDVLEVKKLFEKK; encoded by the coding sequence ATGTTAGTATTATCAAGAAAGCCTAATGAAGGCATTACAATAATGATTGAAGATAAAATATTAAAAATAAAAGTTTTGTCAATAGAAGGAAATGCTATTAAGTTAGGGTTTGAAGGACCAAGGAATTTCAAGATTTATAGAGAAGAAGTGTATGAAAGCATAATGGAAGAAAATTTATCTGCGACAAAAGTAAAAGATGTTTTAGAAGTTAAAAAATTATTTGAAAAAAAATAG
- the fliW gene encoding flagellar assembly protein FliW, translating into MSLKKYKTRIGDLEVDDNDIIYFEEGLPGFENLKKFIILTLKETYPIMWLVSLEDELVSFPIIEPKLVKIDYEVKIPQELGEKLGIKSEDEAAVFSIMTIPHDNPEDATINLKAPIIVSKTSNRGIQYILDNYDLKHSIKDEILISQKILENQIKEISKMSHKKQKYNTKFGELEIAENDIIYFENGIPGFENLKKFYVYFSKETFPIQWLISLDNLDITFPIIDPLLVRVDYSFDLPKDLVEYLEVNEPEDVKIFTIMTIPHGDPENITVNLKAPVLISKINNKGIQLILDDDEYHLKHNVKKEIQRSEKIVQEQSAPNNERGA; encoded by the coding sequence ATGTCATTGAAAAAGTATAAAACAAGAATAGGTGATTTAGAAGTAGACGATAATGATATAATATATTTTGAAGAGGGATTACCAGGATTTGAAAATCTAAAAAAGTTTATTATCCTTACTTTAAAAGAGACATATCCTATAATGTGGTTAGTTTCTTTGGAAGATGAGTTAGTATCTTTTCCAATTATAGAGCCTAAATTAGTTAAGATTGATTATGAGGTAAAAATCCCACAAGAATTAGGTGAAAAATTAGGTATAAAATCAGAAGATGAAGCAGCGGTTTTTTCAATTATGACTATCCCTCATGATAATCCTGAAGATGCTACGATTAACTTGAAAGCCCCTATTATTGTTTCAAAAACAAGCAATAGAGGGATACAATATATTTTAGATAATTATGATTTAAAGCATAGTATAAAAGATGAAATACTAATAAGCCAAAAAATCTTAGAAAACCAAATAAAAGAAATATCCAAAATGTCACATAAAAAACAAAAATACAATACTAAATTTGGAGAACTTGAGATTGCAGAGAATGATATAATATATTTTGAAAATGGGATACCAGGATTTGAAAATTTAAAAAAGTTTTACGTATATTTTTCCAAAGAAACATTTCCTATTCAATGGCTAATTTCATTAGATAATTTAGATATAACTTTTCCAATTATTGACCCGTTATTAGTTAGAGTAGATTATTCATTTGATTTGCCAAAAGATTTAGTTGAATATTTGGAAGTTAATGAGCCAGAAGATGTAAAAATATTTACTATTATGACAATTCCACACGGTGATCCTGAAAATATTACAGTTAATTTAAAGGCTCCAGTATTGATTTCGAAAATAAACAATAAGGGAATACAATTAATATTAGATGATGATGAATATCATCTTAAGCATAATGTGAAAAAAGAAATTCAAAGAAGTGAAAAAATTGTGCAAGAACAATCCGCACCTAATAACGAAAGGGGTGCATGA
- the flgL gene encoding flagellar hook-associated protein FlgL, producing MRITQSMIANNALKNIRNSMLKREELSEQITTGKKINKPSDDPSNAGKSSYLMSRNRILNGYIEDIKGTRSVLKYYDTALQEMQTINHRIKELTVQAADDTKTVEDRHHIALELEQLKDHLFKLANTQIGGKYIFGGAKTDIPPVRKENESVIINTPQEANVRAKLPLENIEVEYGVTVYDVFKTDTGETAFGILERLINSIESGDTDSIERDLGSLDSILNNVNANLARVGSVDNMLESMEKRFENVIDNNTDIINDLVGTDLTKAISDLTLEQTALQAALKTTAQILPQSLVDFIR from the coding sequence ATGAGAATTACCCAAAGTATGATAGCAAATAACGCATTAAAAAATATTAGGAATTCTATGTTGAAAAGAGAAGAATTAAGTGAACAGATAACTACGGGTAAAAAAATAAATAAACCTTCAGATGATCCTTCAAATGCAGGAAAAAGTAGTTATTTAATGAGTAGGAATAGAATATTAAATGGTTATATAGAAGATATTAAAGGTACAAGATCAGTATTAAAGTATTATGATACTGCATTACAAGAAATGCAAACCATAAACCATAGAATTAAAGAATTAACAGTACAAGCTGCAGATGATACAAAAACAGTTGAGGATAGACATCATATAGCTTTAGAATTAGAACAATTAAAAGATCATCTTTTTAAATTAGCAAATACACAAATTGGAGGTAAGTATATTTTTGGTGGGGCTAAAACAGATATTCCACCAGTGAGAAAAGAAAATGAGTCTGTAATTATTAATACCCCTCAAGAAGCAAATGTTAGAGCTAAACTTCCATTAGAAAATATAGAGGTAGAGTATGGTGTAACAGTATATGATGTTTTTAAAACAGATACTGGTGAAACAGCTTTTGGTATTTTAGAAAGATTAATAAACTCTATAGAGAGTGGAGATACAGATTCAATTGAAAGAGATTTAGGTTCTCTTGATAGTATATTGAATAATGTAAATGCTAATTTGGCAAGAGTAGGAAGTGTAGATAATATGTTAGAATCAATGGAAAAAAGGTTTGAAAATGTAATAGATAATAATACAGATATTATAAATGATTTAGTAGGTACAGACTTGACAAAAGCTATTAGCGATTTAACTCTTGAGCAAACTGCATTGCAAGCAGCTTTAAAAACGACAGCACAAATTTTACCACAATCCCTTGTGGATTTTATTAGATAG
- the flgK gene encoding flagellar hook-associated protein FlgK, which yields MSLFNTLNVGVSGLFASKTAMNATSQNIANVNNPNYSRREVNMSTSIPVNYGGLELGTGTKIESLQRVRDQFLDIQYRKYNTEHGYWKTINSNLNYIQSLYGEPSEEGFRKTIDEFWGSIHKILSEPTVPENKRELVYKANELANKLNSLYNDIENVKDNMDNDIQSSIDEINSKLDELATLNRQIKELKNQNISPNDLLDKRDVLLDELSEKFNFIVKEKSDGQISIIVKGRELLNGEIYKKLSLKEINGNKHLFVDNGILRLKEGSLGAMFELRDNLLNDQLKRINEFAATFYDTLNLIHEEGFDLTGTIRGMNFFNEIQSGNLANDKLRRIAGSISLSGEPKNYVDSYIKFNQDTISDIKLNFDIGNGELINIENGFVDNGDYIATLNSGDSIDNILTGNKFRGNFNYNYNAQNGGLLTFANEGGASLDNRLIIDFNRNIFKQLGFPSKDIQALKWTDIPTTDTQGIMTFKGPGNYSETLNLQGVTTLNEIANRINTDSDGDGNTDSGLKLVRAFVRNNELYIVPTENAYNDMKNIIIDDPKGMLHEMKSSSVDLSVLDTSQNSLKNAFGLYAYKTKSFDLSDYQLTDNVNITINYKDGTQDINAIQKSLLNGSTIGSSGEFEIVQNGEEFEILPGADGNTYSWDKVDSIEINVNGNAIKIENFYYDKNSAANKLVSQGWAPDNQTAILNLKSDSDLKWRMDLLDFGSFLSIQSKKIEIDFNRDTLSSLAEKINNTNTGVLAFFTPSGRFVLKADQTLNYDLKNAEIKGPERLFELLGLWKHEDNTQPYSENFTFLNPTYSSTTFENKLKYASKFILNENTPIAKEIKVKDFLLNNPDMLAMDLGKMIDSDNDGDIDTIIPSGEHSSTLWEEGYMLKNTKLFSDGRHDFDDYISDMITEVGLTGEKAKRMEINSDSLKTEYFNQRESVKGVSLDEEMANMIKYQQAFNAAAKIINVVDGMLDRIINGLMR from the coding sequence ATGTCATTATTTAACACATTGAATGTAGGAGTTTCCGGATTATTTGCAAGTAAAACAGCCATGAATGCTACTTCACAAAATATTGCTAATGTTAATAATCCAAATTATTCAAGAAGAGAAGTAAATATGTCTACAAGTATTCCAGTAAATTATGGAGGACTTGAATTAGGTACTGGAACAAAAATAGAATCTCTACAACGTGTTAGAGATCAATTTTTAGATATACAGTATAGAAAATATAATACCGAACATGGATATTGGAAAACTATTAATTCAAATTTGAATTATATTCAATCATTATATGGAGAACCATCTGAAGAAGGATTCAGAAAAACAATAGATGAATTTTGGGGATCAATACATAAAATTTTATCTGAACCAACGGTTCCAGAAAATAAGAGAGAGTTAGTATATAAGGCAAATGAATTAGCGAATAAATTAAATTCATTATATAATGATATAGAAAATGTAAAAGATAATATGGATAATGATATTCAATCTAGTATTGATGAAATAAATTCAAAATTAGATGAATTAGCTACATTAAATAGACAAATTAAAGAATTAAAAAACCAAAATATTAGTCCAAATGACTTGTTAGATAAAAGGGATGTTTTATTGGATGAATTATCTGAAAAATTTAATTTTATTGTTAAAGAAAAAAGTGATGGTCAAATAAGTATTATTGTTAAAGGACGCGAATTATTAAATGGAGAAATATACAAAAAATTAAGTTTAAAAGAAATAAATGGCAATAAACATTTATTTGTAGATAATGGCATATTGAGATTAAAAGAAGGTTCATTAGGCGCTATGTTTGAATTAAGAGATAATTTACTCAATGATCAGTTAAAAAGAATAAATGAATTTGCTGCAACATTTTATGACACATTAAATTTAATTCATGAAGAAGGTTTTGATCTAACAGGAACTATAAGGGGAATGAATTTTTTTAATGAAATACAATCTGGGAATTTAGCAAATGATAAGTTAAGAAGGATTGCAGGAAGCATATCTTTAAGTGGTGAACCAAAGAATTATGTAGATAGTTATATTAAATTTAATCAAGATACAATTAGTGATATAAAACTTAATTTTGATATTGGAAATGGTGAATTAATTAATATAGAAAATGGTTTTGTAGATAATGGAGATTATATAGCAACATTAAATTCTGGTGATTCAATAGATAACATATTAACTGGTAATAAATTCAGAGGAAACTTTAATTATAATTATAATGCTCAAAATGGTGGTTTATTAACCTTTGCTAATGAAGGTGGGGCTTCATTAGACAATAGATTAATAATAGATTTTAATAGGAATATTTTTAAACAGCTTGGATTCCCCTCAAAAGATATTCAAGCATTAAAATGGACAGATATACCAACAACAGACACACAAGGGATAATGACATTTAAAGGTCCTGGAAACTATTCAGAAACTCTAAACCTTCAAGGGGTTACTACATTAAACGAAATTGCTAATAGAATTAATACCGATTCTGATGGTGATGGAAATACAGATAGTGGATTAAAATTAGTTAGAGCTTTTGTGAGGAATAATGAATTATATATAGTTCCAACAGAAAATGCATATAATGATATGAAAAATATCATTATAGATGATCCAAAAGGAATGCTTCATGAAATGAAGTCTTCCTCTGTTGACTTATCAGTTTTAGATACATCACAAAATTCATTGAAAAATGCTTTTGGATTATATGCATACAAGACAAAATCTTTTGATTTATCAGATTATCAACTAACAGATAACGTAAACATTACTATTAATTATAAGGATGGAACACAGGATATTAATGCTATTCAGAAATCCTTGCTAAATGGAAGTACAATTGGTTCATCTGGCGAATTTGAAATTGTTCAAAATGGAGAAGAGTTTGAAATATTACCAGGTGCTGATGGTAATACATATAGTTGGGACAAAGTTGATAGTATTGAGATTAATGTAAATGGAAATGCAATAAAAATTGAAAATTTTTATTATGATAAAAATTCTGCAGCGAATAAGCTTGTTTCACAAGGGTGGGCTCCTGATAATCAAACTGCTATATTAAATTTAAAATCAGATTCAGATTTAAAATGGAGAATGGATTTATTAGACTTCGGCTCTTTTTTATCTATTCAAAGTAAAAAAATAGAAATAGATTTTAATAGGGATACTTTAAGCAGTTTAGCTGAAAAAATAAATAATACAAATACAGGGGTTTTAGCATTTTTTACTCCTTCAGGAAGGTTTGTTTTAAAGGCAGATCAAACACTAAATTATGATTTAAAAAATGCAGAAATAAAGGGTCCAGAAAGATTATTTGAATTATTAGGATTATGGAAACATGAAGACAACACTCAACCATATTCAGAAAATTTTACTTTTTTAAATCCAACATATAGTTCAACAACATTTGAAAATAAATTAAAATATGCATCAAAATTTATACTAAATGAGAATACTCCAATTGCAAAGGAAATAAAAGTTAAAGATTTTCTTTTAAACAATCCAGATATGTTAGCTATGGATTTAGGTAAAATGATTGATTCTGATAATGATGGAGATATAGATACAATAATTCCATCAGGAGAGCATTCATCCACATTGTGGGAAGAAGGTTATATGTTAAAAAATACCAAACTTTTTTCAGATGGACGACATGATTTTGATGATTATATATCTGATATGATAACAGAAGTAGGACTTACAGGAGAAAAAGCTAAAAGAATGGAAATTAATAGTGATAGCTTAAAAACAGAATATTTTAATCAAAGAGAAAGTGTTAAAGGAGTTTCTTTAGATGAAGAAATGGCAAATATGATTAAATATCAGCAAGCATTTAATGCAGCTGCAAAAATAATTAATGTGGTTGATGGTATGCTAGATAGGATAATTAATGGATTGATGAGGTGA
- the flgN gene encoding flagellar export chaperone FlgN → MSDINIIIHEEINILVDLFYYMEKLKNGILNNEEINILNVYVSKISENALNLSKKEKQRIEIFEKIALEKNIKNNLNSFIEYFSDKDYELVQNLKSLSEKLMDISSLNNVLKDLLKARIEYNDILIRLFIEPKNNVPVYNKNGVYNNSVNQSKTNWQG, encoded by the coding sequence ATGTCAGATATTAATATAATAATCCACGAGGAGATAAATATCCTCGTGGATCTTTTTTATTATATGGAAAAATTAAAAAATGGAATACTTAATAACGAAGAAATAAACATATTAAATGTTTATGTATCAAAGATTAGTGAAAATGCTTTGAACCTATCCAAAAAAGAAAAACAAAGAATAGAAATCTTTGAAAAAATAGCCTTAGAAAAAAATATTAAAAATAATTTAAATAGTTTTATCGAGTATTTTTCAGATAAGGACTATGAACTAGTTCAAAACTTAAAAAGTTTATCTGAGAAATTAATGGATATTTCTTCTTTAAACAATGTTTTGAAGGATTTATTAAAGGCTAGAATAGAATACAACGATATATTAATTAGATTATTTATTGAGCCTAAAAACAATGTGCCAGTATATAACAAAAATGGTGTATATAATAATTCTGTCAATCAAAGCAAAACAAACTGGCAAGGCTGA
- the flgM gene encoding flagellar biosynthesis anti-sigma factor FlgM, translating into MDINKLNGEYQKYINEMLKKENKIGKTSKEDRIIKQDNSPVKVSVDGSSKKYIEMARKEIPDIRDNLVEEMRQAIEKGLYKIDAEKIAEKMLGGF; encoded by the coding sequence ATGGATATAAATAAATTAAATGGTGAATATCAAAAATATATAAACGAAATGTTAAAAAAAGAAAATAAAATAGGGAAAACCTCCAAAGAAGATAGAATAATAAAACAGGACAATTCTCCTGTAAAAGTATCAGTTGACGGTTCTTCAAAAAAATATATAGAAATGGCCAGGAAAGAAATCCCTGATATTAGGGATAACCTCGTGGAAGAGATGCGCCAGGCCATAGAAAAAGGCTTATACAAAATTGACGCGGAAAAAATAGCAGAAAAAATGCTTGGAGGTTTCTAA
- the pheT gene encoding phenylalanine--tRNA ligase subunit beta: MNISRNWISDYIDFKVDTNNLVDKIKLHSTNVEGVEKLGEGIRGVVVGKIIDIKDHPNADKIVICTVDIGDKKLQILTADKSVKVNDLVPVAIDGAVLAGNFKIKSRPMRGIMSEGMFCSLEELGLEEKSEYVYRIPENLELGTDFIEYLKLKDDIIDIEIFPNRPDLLSYLGVAKEFIAIDAAENLRYPEVKQLDKGNGFPVKIEYEGCKRYAALVMENVEIKPSPAWLVKRLATAGIRSINNVVDITNYVLLETGHPVHAFDMDLIGDEIVVRKANKGEKVELLDEKEYELNGTETLITDGKKILALGGIMGGQDSGINENTKKVLLEVAYFDPVNIRKSARYHKISSDSSYRFERGIDPNDVEFVMGRLAYLIEKLANGKVASPMTDVYPEVITNKKVFIRNKYLNERLGVSIEESRVKEILNKLDFSYEPKENGFEVSIPTRRPDITEEIDLVEEIGRIYGYHNIPSVLPYHNLIGGVSDYIKFREKVSEIMRLNGYNEAFTFSFMDNSRMWLKEGEVFLENPISSELGTMRPLVVYGVLESASYNFRNQIRDIKLFEIGKSFLSDENSDTKVKEIEKLAFVSVGEENPLDYTDKRAVNFYTFKGALDNLFDYFGIEVEYRRDSIEGMAYSQSAKIFVKNTEIGFMGKMDVDIAKNIYDINQPVFIAEVDLEKMYELKNDKKKGIVSAEYPSMRRDYSMLVDEKVTFLDIKNIILKVGKKLVEDIKVFDVYKGKNIEKGKTSLTITVTYRAKDRTLTDDEINRIAEKTIDMLKMELDVNVRV; encoded by the coding sequence GTGAATATATCAAGAAATTGGATATCTGATTATATAGATTTTAAAGTTGATACAAATAACTTAGTTGATAAAATAAAATTACATTCTACTAATGTTGAAGGTGTAGAAAAATTAGGTGAAGGTATCAGAGGAGTTGTAGTAGGAAAAATAATAGATATTAAAGATCACCCTAATGCAGATAAAATTGTTATTTGTACTGTAGATATTGGGGATAAAAAATTACAGATTTTAACTGCTGATAAGTCCGTTAAAGTAAATGATTTAGTTCCAGTAGCAATTGACGGTGCAGTTTTAGCAGGTAATTTTAAAATAAAATCAAGACCTATGAGAGGAATTATGTCTGAAGGTATGTTCTGTTCTTTAGAAGAATTAGGATTAGAAGAAAAATCTGAATATGTATATAGAATACCTGAGAATTTAGAATTAGGAACAGATTTTATAGAATATTTAAAATTAAAAGATGATATTATTGATATAGAAATTTTCCCTAATAGACCAGATTTATTATCTTATTTAGGAGTAGCAAAAGAATTTATAGCAATAGATGCAGCAGAAAATTTAAGATATCCTGAAGTAAAACAATTGGATAAAGGTAATGGATTTCCTGTAAAAATAGAATATGAAGGTTGTAAAAGATACGCAGCATTGGTAATGGAAAATGTAGAGATAAAACCATCTCCAGCATGGTTAGTAAAAAGACTAGCTACTGCTGGAATAAGAAGCATAAATAATGTTGTTGATATTACAAATTATGTATTATTAGAGACAGGACATCCAGTGCATGCTTTTGATATGGATTTAATAGGAGATGAAATTGTAGTAAGAAAAGCAAATAAAGGTGAAAAAGTTGAATTGTTAGATGAAAAAGAATATGAATTGAATGGAACAGAAACATTAATAACCGACGGTAAAAAAATATTGGCCCTTGGTGGAATTATGGGTGGCCAAGATTCTGGAATAAATGAAAACACTAAAAAGGTATTATTGGAAGTTGCGTATTTTGATCCAGTAAATATTAGAAAAAGTGCTAGATACCATAAAATATCATCTGATTCTTCATATAGATTTGAAAGAGGTATTGATCCAAACGATGTTGAATTTGTAATGGGAAGACTTGCATATTTAATAGAAAAACTTGCAAATGGGAAAGTAGCATCTCCAATGACTGATGTATATCCTGAAGTTATTACAAATAAAAAAGTGTTTATAAGAAATAAATATTTAAATGAAAGATTAGGTGTTTCAATAGAAGAAAGCAGGGTAAAAGAAATATTAAATAAATTAGATTTTTCATATGAACCAAAAGAAAATGGTTTTGAAGTATCTATACCAACAAGAAGACCAGATATAACAGAAGAGATAGATCTTGTTGAAGAAATCGGAAGAATATATGGATATCATAATATACCTTCAGTATTACCATATCATAATTTAATAGGTGGAGTATCTGACTATATTAAATTTAGAGAAAAAGTATCTGAGATTATGAGACTAAATGGTTATAATGAAGCATTTACCTTTTCTTTTATGGATAACTCTAGAATGTGGTTAAAAGAAGGGGAAGTATTTTTAGAAAATCCTATATCTTCAGAACTAGGAACAATGAGACCATTAGTAGTATATGGTGTTTTAGAATCAGCATCCTATAATTTTAGAAATCAAATTAGGGATATAAAATTATTTGAAATAGGAAAAAGTTTTTTAAGTGATGAAAATTCAGATACAAAAGTAAAAGAAATTGAAAAACTTGCATTTGTTTCTGTAGGAGAAGAAAATCCATTAGATTATACTGACAAAAGAGCAGTAAATTTCTATACTTTTAAAGGTGCTTTAGATAATTTATTCGATTATTTTGGAATAGAAGTAGAATACAGAAGAGATAGTATTGAAGGGATGGCATATTCTCAAAGTGCAAAAATTTTTGTAAAAAATACTGAGATAGGGTTTATGGGTAAAATGGATGTAGATATTGCAAAAAATATATATGATATTAATCAACCTGTATTTATTGCAGAAGTCGATTTAGAAAAAATGTATGAACTAAAAAATGATAAAAAGAAAGGTATAGTATCTGCAGAATATCCATCAATGAGAAGAGATTATTCTATGTTGGTAGATGAAAAAGTAACTTTCTTAGATATAAAAAATATTATATTAAAAGTCGGAAAAAAATTAGTTGAAGATATTAAAGTGTTTGATGTATATAAAGGTAAAAACATCGAGAAAGGGAAAACAAGTTTAACAATAACAGTTACATATAGAGCTAAAGATAGGACTTTAACAGACGATGAAATAAATAGAATTGCAGAAAAAACTATAGATATGTTAAAAATGGAATTGGATGTTAATGTTAGAGTATAA
- the pheS gene encoding phenylalanine--tRNA ligase subunit alpha — MKEIKDKILNDLTEKIKEVKNIQEFQVLKSKFLGKKGEISNLMKGISKIEPEKRKEFGAFVNSIKKEAEQILEEAFLNLKKKIKEEEEKKNWVDITLPGARRKIGYEHILKQTIREIYDIFSSMGYKIVEGPEIETTWHNFDALNTPDWHPARDMQDTFYIKDNIILRTHTSPVQVRTMLNNKPPLAIISPGRVYRKDEPDATHSPAFNQVEGLYIDKNVTVGHLKATLERFLTMYFGGSRKVLLRPSYFPFVEPGYEVDVDCMFCGGKGCNVCKGTGWIEILGAGLVHPNVLKNVGYDPNEWQGFAFGTGVERIAMLKHGISDMREFYRNDMRFLGL, encoded by the coding sequence TTGAAAGAAATAAAAGATAAAATTCTAAATGATTTAACTGAAAAGATTAAAGAAGTAAAAAATATTCAAGAATTTCAAGTTTTAAAATCGAAATTTCTTGGTAAAAAAGGTGAGATTTCCAATTTAATGAAAGGAATTTCCAAAATCGAACCGGAAAAAAGGAAAGAATTTGGTGCATTTGTAAATAGTATTAAAAAAGAAGCTGAACAAATATTAGAAGAAGCCTTTTTGAATTTAAAGAAAAAAATAAAAGAGGAAGAAGAAAAGAAAAATTGGGTTGACATAACATTACCTGGTGCTCGAAGAAAAATTGGTTATGAACACATATTAAAACAAACAATAAGAGAAATATATGATATATTTTCAAGTATGGGCTATAAAATTGTTGAAGGACCTGAAATTGAAACAACATGGCATAATTTTGATGCATTAAATACTCCAGATTGGCATCCTGCAAGGGATATGCAAGATACTTTTTATATTAAAGATAATATTATTTTAAGAACTCATACATCTCCTGTGCAGGTAAGAACAATGTTAAATAATAAACCTCCACTAGCAATTATTTCACCCGGTAGAGTATATAGAAAAGATGAACCTGATGCAACGCATTCTCCAGCATTTAATCAAGTTGAAGGATTATATATAGATAAAAATGTAACAGTAGGCCATTTAAAGGCTACATTAGAAAGATTTTTAACTATGTATTTTGGTGGTTCTAGAAAAGTATTATTAAGACCTAGTTATTTTCCATTTGTTGAACCAGGATATGAAGTAGATGTTGATTGTATGTTCTGTGGTGGAAAAGGTTGTAATGTATGTAAAGGTACTGGATGGATAGAAATATTAGGTGCTGGGTTAGTACATCCGAATGTGTTAAAGAATGTTGGATATGATCCTAATGAATGGCAAGGATTTGCATTTGGAACTGGAGTTGAAAGAATTGCAATGTTAAAACATGGAATTTCCGACATGAGAGAATTCTATAGAAATGATATGAGATTTTTAGGGTTATAA